One window from the genome of Leptospira broomii serovar Hurstbridge str. 5399 encodes:
- a CDS encoding acyl-CoA thioesterase — MSQIPVPPNFAYRIEIPVRRSDTRSATVVGGLFVSHLTYETLIPLINEAFDAFLENYSWSKANIAGSNIIIPKLEADYKSEAKSGDILKFDIAVSNLGRKSCDLIFQVTKNPNGEEVATVKISLVFYDYVSRKTLEIPEGFRSRFSE; from the coding sequence ATGTCCCAAATCCCTGTTCCGCCCAATTTCGCTTATCGGATCGAAATCCCGGTTCGGAGATCCGATACACGGAGCGCAACCGTTGTGGGCGGACTTTTCGTTTCTCATCTAACTTACGAGACATTAATTCCTTTAATTAACGAAGCCTTTGACGCATTTCTCGAGAATTATTCTTGGTCAAAGGCAAATATCGCCGGATCGAATATCATCATCCCTAAATTGGAGGCTGATTATAAGTCCGAAGCGAAGTCCGGTGATATCTTAAAATTCGATATCGCCGTTTCCAATCTCGGTAGGAAGTCCTGCGATCTCATTTTTCAAGTGACCAAAAACCCGAACGGGGAAGAGGTCGCGACGGTTAAAATCTCCTTAGTGTTTTACGACTATGTTTCGCGTAAAACCTTAGAAATTCCTGAAGGCTTTCGAAGCAGGTTTAGCGAATGA
- a CDS encoding four helix bundle protein, protein MKSDDSSNGPEVEFPKKYFFSTEIPIRKIDLSLDIHVSFASVLDLVMEAHLQFFQFLGYSVTDIHGNSIIFANAVILYQGELLFKDRVVIDVSLDNIGEKSFDLYFRLSKDRRRQKVSLVKIRVLFFNYEQRKVVPIPSAFRDKFETGKVPARVSPDVGEGSIIAKGADSYGGEIGFRKLEVWKLSHEFVLRLFNLCDIWKPQAEATLIEHIRSVASLLPVRIAGAWGARIRSEKIRNILRAKVHLEELRYLLILVSDLGVADPKKELADLVKINSHLKKYLNRVRTGEARKIR, encoded by the coding sequence ATGAAATCGGACGATTCATCAAACGGACCTGAGGTGGAGTTTCCGAAAAAATATTTTTTTTCGACGGAGATTCCGATTCGTAAAATCGATCTGAGTTTAGACATCCACGTATCGTTTGCAAGCGTATTGGATTTGGTCATGGAAGCCCATCTCCAATTCTTTCAATTTCTAGGCTACTCGGTGACCGATATCCACGGAAACAGCATTATATTTGCGAACGCGGTGATTCTTTATCAAGGTGAGTTGCTTTTCAAGGATCGGGTCGTCATCGATGTCTCCCTGGATAATATCGGAGAAAAGTCTTTTGATTTGTATTTTCGTCTTTCTAAGGATCGCCGAAGACAGAAAGTTTCTCTAGTAAAAATTCGGGTTCTATTCTTCAATTATGAGCAAAGAAAAGTGGTTCCGATTCCGAGCGCCTTTCGGGATAAATTCGAAACGGGTAAAGTTCCCGCTCGAGTAAGTCCCGATGTCGGCGAAGGTAGTATTATCGCAAAGGGAGCCGATTCGTACGGGGGAGAAATCGGTTTTCGCAAACTGGAAGTTTGGAAGCTTTCTCACGAGTTTGTATTACGATTATTTAACCTTTGCGATATTTGGAAACCTCAGGCCGAAGCGACTTTGATCGAGCACATTCGGTCAGTCGCATCTTTATTACCTGTCCGGATTGCAGGTGCCTGGGGCGCGAGAATCCGTTCGGAGAAAATTCGTAACATTCTAAGGGCAAAAGTTCATCTTGAAGAACTTAGATATTTATTGATTCTCGTTTCCGATTTGGGCGTAGCCGATCCCAAGAAAGAGCTTGCGGATCTAGTTAAAATCAATTCGCACTTAAAGAAATACTTAAATAGAGTTCGCACCGGAGAAGCAAGAAAAATCAGGTAA
- a CDS encoding glucose 1-dehydrogenase encodes MKNKIAIVTGGNAGIGRSLVLEFSARGAKVLFCGRRDEEGKKVEEEVRRSGGEARFFPCDVSDDAQVKDFIDKAEAVYGGLDFAVNNAGVGGLSLPLHDYPEKVWEKVVNVNLKGTWLCMKYEIPLLLKRGKGAIVNISSIAGIVGADWKVAPYSAAKHGIIGLTKSAALEYAEQNIRVNAVCPGFIRTEMLEGLFRSSSDPAEAERRITRLHPANRLPEPEEVAKAAIWLCSDEASFITGAALPVDGGYTAK; translated from the coding sequence ATGAAAAATAAAATCGCAATAGTCACCGGCGGAAACGCGGGGATCGGAAGATCTCTTGTTTTGGAATTTTCCGCTCGGGGGGCTAAGGTCTTGTTTTGCGGAAGACGCGATGAAGAGGGGAAAAAAGTGGAAGAGGAAGTTCGTCGATCGGGAGGAGAGGCAAGATTTTTCCCCTGCGACGTTTCCGACGATGCTCAAGTAAAAGATTTTATCGATAAGGCCGAAGCAGTGTACGGAGGATTAGATTTTGCGGTAAATAATGCCGGAGTCGGAGGACTTTCCTTACCGCTTCACGATTATCCTGAAAAAGTCTGGGAGAAGGTCGTAAACGTAAACTTAAAAGGAACTTGGCTTTGTATGAAATATGAGATTCCTTTATTATTAAAGAGAGGAAAAGGTGCGATCGTAAATATATCTTCGATAGCCGGGATTGTGGGTGCGGATTGGAAGGTCGCACCGTATTCTGCCGCAAAACACGGTATTATCGGCTTAACCAAATCCGCCGCCCTCGAGTATGCGGAGCAAAATATCCGAGTCAACGCGGTTTGTCCCGGTTTCATTCGCACCGAAATGTTGGAAGGCCTTTTTCGGAGTTCTTCCGATCCGGCCGAAGCGGAACGTAGAATTACTCGATTACATCCTGCGAATAGACTTCCCGAACCGGAAGAAGTTGCTAAGGCGGCAATCTGGCTCTGTTCCGATGAAGCTTCGTTTATAACCGGTGCGGCGCTTCCTGTAGACGGCGGGTACACGGCTAAATAA
- a CDS encoding PP2C family protein-serine/threonine phosphatase: MNIHYYAITDKGNFRSHNEDSFLANGELVCGQVHDGLVDVRNANTDESPALFALADGLGGHEAGEVASRTALEKLSWMARAIQPLEELPSLGWKNLLRKINTEVNFYGQSIGKPNMGTTLVGCLLGKKKSWVFNVGDSRLYHMNKEGLSKVTVDHNIGEELGTGIGRNLLTSCIGAGSKDMQADLFDFTGKLSAGDHLLLCTDGLTEVLNIDAIEKVIKEHDDLKEICSILSEEANLRMTRDNHTVLVIRVDSL; this comes from the coding sequence ATGAACATTCATTATTACGCAATCACTGATAAGGGAAATTTTCGGTCCCATAATGAAGACTCGTTTCTGGCAAACGGAGAACTTGTATGCGGTCAAGTTCATGACGGATTAGTAGATGTTCGAAATGCGAATACCGACGAATCTCCAGCACTATTTGCTTTAGCGGACGGCTTAGGCGGACATGAGGCCGGCGAAGTTGCGAGCCGGACAGCTCTGGAGAAGTTGTCGTGGATGGCAAGGGCCATTCAACCTTTGGAAGAGTTGCCTTCCCTAGGATGGAAGAATCTACTTAGGAAAATCAATACCGAAGTTAACTTTTACGGTCAATCCATCGGAAAACCGAATATGGGCACTACCTTAGTAGGTTGTCTTCTTGGAAAAAAGAAATCCTGGGTCTTCAACGTAGGAGATAGTCGACTATATCACATGAATAAAGAAGGCTTAAGCAAGGTAACGGTCGACCATAATATCGGCGAGGAATTGGGAACGGGAATCGGTAGGAATCTTCTGACGAGTTGCATAGGCGCCGGTTCTAAGGATATGCAAGCGGATCTTTTTGATTTTACGGGAAAGCTTTCCGCCGGAGATCATTTGCTGCTCTGCACAGACGGTCTCACCGAAGTTTTAAACATCGACGCGATCGAAAAAGTAATTAAGGAACACGATGATTTAAAGGAGATCTGCTCTATTCTCTCGGAAGAGGCTAATCTAAGAATGACTCGAGACAATCATACCGTTTTAGTGATACGAGTGGATAGTTTATAA
- a CDS encoding SiaB family protein kinase: MQLSKQYNILRKTGVALLYKGPFSETTIASLNELLKEKLIGEKKRNRILTVFVEMAQNVAHYSQERDEKSGIGILVLRRKAHNWELNCGNSIHPEKVSYLKERLEETKHLSPEELKEKYNIQIRSERPQDSKGAGLGFYEIARKSDLPLVFQFEKGEDGGIFFRLTARFLLIDKEEFSTGEGI; the protein is encoded by the coding sequence ATGCAACTGTCAAAACAATATAATATTCTAAGAAAGACCGGTGTAGCCTTACTTTATAAAGGTCCATTTTCCGAAACTACGATCGCTTCCTTAAACGAGTTGCTAAAGGAAAAGCTTATTGGGGAAAAAAAGCGAAATCGGATTCTCACAGTCTTCGTTGAGATGGCTCAGAACGTAGCTCATTACTCGCAGGAAAGGGATGAAAAAAGCGGAATCGGAATTTTAGTGCTGAGAAGAAAAGCTCATAACTGGGAATTGAACTGTGGGAACTCGATCCATCCGGAAAAAGTCTCGTATTTAAAGGAGCGACTGGAAGAAACCAAGCATTTATCTCCGGAAGAATTAAAAGAAAAATATAATATTCAGATTCGCTCCGAAAGACCCCAGGATAGCAAGGGAGCAGGATTAGGATTTTATGAAATAGCTCGGAAATCGGATCTCCCGCTCGTTTTTCAATTCGAAAAAGGTGAAGACGGAGGCATATTCTTTCGGTTAACTGCAAGATTCCTTTTGATAGACAAGGAAGAATTTTCAACGGGAGAAGGAATTTAA
- a CDS encoding beta-ketoacyl-[acyl-carrier-protein] synthase family protein has product MEKIKNGKNSRVVVTGIGVILPNTFSVPDFWTNISEGKSQLQFITRFPVDDFPVKVAGEMNTFDWKRHLPDLNDNYAKNYNTETFALMAAMEEANKDAKIEKGTLDPSRVGFIDSSSRASLAWWDFAWRKYIEEKDQSIFDRYSVLTSMASNPTNLTAINSNIQGFVTTISAACVGGHHAISLCYQAIRKGRAEIMYAGGHEFPLLKPLMMMYSDPVSRVMSLEKENPKRGIRPYDKNRDGFLLGEGAVVLVLERLDRALNRGAKIYAEVIGTYSYNEADHAMRMDLTGKKAANGLKHLMKISNIHLGDIDYFCGHGTATYNNDLAESRAISLLYEGKPKFHWAPVGSIKPIFGHTFGAAGIINVAATSLMLKNQTVCPTINLTDPDPECDHDHAAEGARKTRLRYAISMAFAIGSQSSFVSLAAPDF; this is encoded by the coding sequence ATGGAAAAGATTAAAAACGGAAAAAACTCGAGAGTCGTAGTCACCGGCATCGGCGTTATTCTCCCTAATACGTTTAGTGTCCCGGACTTCTGGACGAACATTTCCGAAGGAAAATCCCAGCTTCAATTCATTACACGGTTTCCTGTCGATGATTTTCCGGTAAAAGTCGCGGGAGAAATGAATACTTTCGACTGGAAGCGCCACCTTCCGGATTTAAACGATAATTACGCTAAAAATTATAACACGGAAACTTTTGCTTTAATGGCAGCGATGGAAGAGGCAAATAAAGACGCCAAAATCGAAAAAGGGACTTTAGATCCTTCTCGCGTAGGCTTTATCGACTCTTCCTCCAGGGCGTCTCTGGCTTGGTGGGATTTTGCCTGGAGAAAGTATATAGAGGAAAAAGATCAAAGTATCTTTGACCGATACTCCGTATTAACGTCCATGGCTTCAAATCCGACTAATTTAACCGCCATCAATTCCAATATTCAAGGCTTCGTAACCACCATCTCGGCGGCTTGTGTCGGCGGACATCACGCCATCAGCCTATGTTATCAGGCGATCCGAAAAGGACGCGCCGAAATCATGTATGCAGGCGGACATGAATTCCCTCTCCTTAAACCCTTGATGATGATGTATTCAGATCCGGTAAGTCGAGTTATGTCTTTAGAAAAGGAGAACCCAAAACGAGGGATTCGTCCTTACGATAAAAACCGGGACGGTTTTCTTTTAGGTGAAGGCGCAGTCGTCCTCGTATTGGAAAGATTGGACCGAGCCTTGAATAGAGGCGCAAAAATCTATGCGGAAGTCATAGGTACGTACAGTTATAACGAAGCCGATCACGCGATGAGAATGGACTTAACCGGTAAAAAGGCTGCAAACGGATTAAAGCATTTAATGAAAATTAGTAATATCCATTTAGGAGATATCGACTATTTTTGCGGCCATGGAACCGCCACTTATAATAACGATCTGGCCGAAAGTAGAGCGATCTCATTATTGTACGAAGGAAAACCCAAATTTCATTGGGCTCCTGTCGGATCCATTAAACCTATTTTCGGACATACATTCGGCGCAGCGGGGATCATAAACGTGGCAGCGACTTCTCTAATGTTAAAAAATCAAACCGTCTGTCCGACCATCAATTTAACGGATCCGGATCCGGAATGCGATCACGATCATGCTGCCGAAGGCGCTCGCAAAACGCGGCTGAGGTACGCGATTTCCATGGCATTTGCGATCGGCAGCCAATCTTCCTTCGTTAGCTTGGCCGCTCCCGATTTTTGA
- a CDS encoding adenylate/guanylate cyclase domain-containing protein — protein MFQEANLEQKEKSLEGFPTLNKSDINKFIGVLRKAGDWDLIRINPYRFASTSDFKPEVALDLFLHGAKIGLFDIAYNMICPACGGVAASHKSLDQIDEDYFHCYICNMDVPTTLDDQVEVTFTIHPSVKRIDVVSLSLQDVESYYRYHFSANYQKSPQLLRFIRSNLHGLLRLDPDESTVVNVDAEKLKAYQFTSVENNSAVFLYFDKEGSQKSNSIELNLLPSGFTPAELHLPKGKYDIKVTNNTIGKAGGLHLTPSMNRIAAIVKDHPTKIEKFLTAKNLLNNQTFRDLFRVQQLRQNLNLNVKSLTIMFTDLRGSTEMYDKAGDMVAYRLVKEHFRLLMDVVKKHNGAIVKTMGDAIMAAFSSPLEGLLASLDMMTKIDQMNRGSHAHDFEIGLKVGLNEGPSLAVINDERLDYFGHSVNIAARVQGLAKAGEIWVTNSVLNTPGVDELLLEKGYNWETSEASLKGVGQKAVVHKLSPAVA, from the coding sequence ATGTTTCAGGAAGCTAACTTAGAGCAAAAAGAGAAATCGTTAGAAGGATTTCCCACATTGAACAAATCCGATATCAATAAGTTTATCGGAGTTTTGCGTAAGGCAGGGGATTGGGACTTGATAAGAATCAATCCGTATCGATTCGCTTCGACATCCGATTTCAAACCCGAGGTTGCGTTAGACCTCTTTTTGCACGGAGCGAAAATCGGCTTATTCGATATCGCTTATAATATGATTTGCCCCGCCTGCGGAGGAGTTGCTGCCAGTCATAAATCTCTGGATCAAATCGATGAAGACTACTTTCATTGTTATATCTGTAATATGGATGTTCCGACTACGCTTGACGATCAAGTAGAGGTGACTTTTACGATTCATCCTTCCGTTAAGCGAATCGACGTAGTATCGCTCTCCCTGCAAGACGTAGAATCCTACTACCGGTATCATTTTTCCGCTAACTACCAAAAATCTCCTCAACTGCTTCGATTCATTCGCTCGAATCTGCATGGACTTCTTCGACTGGATCCTGACGAGTCGACCGTTGTAAATGTGGATGCGGAGAAGCTGAAGGCTTATCAGTTTACTTCCGTGGAAAATAACTCGGCCGTGTTTCTTTATTTCGATAAAGAAGGATCACAAAAATCGAATTCGATCGAACTAAATCTTCTTCCGAGTGGATTCACTCCGGCCGAATTGCACCTTCCGAAGGGAAAATACGATATTAAAGTGACGAATAATACGATCGGTAAAGCGGGTGGATTACATTTAACTCCGAGTATGAATCGAATCGCTGCGATAGTAAAAGATCATCCGACGAAAATAGAGAAATTTCTGACGGCTAAGAACCTACTGAATAACCAAACCTTTCGGGATCTATTTCGAGTTCAGCAATTAAGACAAAACTTAAACCTAAACGTTAAGAGTCTGACCATCATGTTTACCGATTTAAGAGGATCGACGGAAATGTACGATAAAGCCGGAGATATGGTCGCTTATCGTTTGGTAAAGGAACACTTTCGCCTGCTAATGGATGTCGTAAAAAAACACAATGGGGCGATCGTAAAGACGATGGGTGACGCGATCATGGCGGCTTTTTCCTCACCGCTGGAAGGTTTACTCGCCTCCTTGGATATGATGACTAAGATCGATCAAATGAATCGCGGATCTCATGCGCATGATTTCGAGATCGGATTGAAAGTAGGTTTAAACGAAGGACCTTCCCTTGCGGTAATTAACGATGAGCGCTTGGATTATTTCGGGCATAGCGTGAATATTGCGGCCAGAGTTCAGGGCCTAGCGAAAGCCGGGGAAATTTGGGTGACTAATTCGGTCTTAAACACGCCGGGGGTCGACGAACTATTACTCGAAAAAGGATATAATTGGGAAACGTCCGAAGCTTCCTTAAAGGGCGTCGGGCAGAAAGCCGTCGTTCATAAACTTTCTCCAGCAGTCGCATAG
- a CDS encoding LA_2478/LA_2722/LA_4182 family protein has product MKEISSCSQEKEFPGKLFTLGLSEIYLLEIILMRFLILSLLSALCISFLGDCKSSKSPEEKLMELAPRFQKAMCSKSIECTKDEIAKVPAQYRNMIPTFMQSEEACIAHFKESFEKSRKERQEKKQEVTPDMVAAFETCVDAVEKSTCDLYKGKGKHTIPGCEGLEKFSKN; this is encoded by the coding sequence TTGAAAGAAATTTCTTCCTGTTCTCAGGAAAAAGAATTTCCCGGCAAACTCTTCACGTTAGGTTTGTCTGAAATTTATTTACTGGAGATTATTTTGATGAGATTCTTAATCCTATCTCTATTATCCGCATTGTGTATTTCTTTCCTCGGAGATTGCAAGTCCTCGAAATCGCCGGAGGAGAAATTAATGGAGTTAGCTCCGAGATTTCAAAAAGCGATGTGCTCGAAATCGATCGAATGTACTAAGGACGAAATCGCCAAGGTACCGGCTCAATACCGAAATATGATTCCAACTTTTATGCAATCCGAGGAAGCATGCATCGCTCATTTCAAAGAAAGCTTTGAAAAATCCAGAAAGGAACGTCAGGAAAAGAAACAGGAAGTCACTCCCGACATGGTAGCAGCATTCGAAACTTGTGTTGATGCCGTCGAAAAATCGACTTGCGATCTTTATAAGGGAAAGGGGAAACATACGATTCCCGGTTGTGAAGGCTTGGAAAAGTTCTCCAAAAACTGA
- a CDS encoding SRPBCC family protein, whose protein sequence is MKNQFTASASVRIHASTAKVWQGLTDPNLIKKYFFGTEAISDWKVGSQLLFKGVWEGKEYLDKGTILQVEPERLFRYNYLSSFSNMEDKPENYANVTYELSDQNGETSLVVTQDNILSDEARKHSEQNWLFILNELKKLLEGN, encoded by the coding sequence ATGAAAAACCAATTTACGGCCTCGGCAAGCGTTCGCATTCACGCTAGTACTGCAAAAGTCTGGCAAGGATTGACTGATCCAAATTTAATTAAAAAGTATTTCTTCGGAACGGAAGCGATTTCCGATTGGAAGGTGGGGAGTCAGTTGCTTTTCAAAGGGGTGTGGGAGGGAAAGGAATATCTTGATAAAGGAACGATTTTACAAGTCGAACCTGAGCGATTATTTCGTTACAATTATCTCAGTTCGTTTTCCAATATGGAAGATAAGCCGGAAAATTATGCCAACGTCACTTACGAACTTTCAGACCAGAACGGCGAAACTTCTCTAGTTGTAACGCAAGATAATATTCTGTCGGACGAAGCGAGAAAGCATTCCGAACAAAACTGGCTCTTTATTCTAAACGAATTAAAAAAACTTTTAGAAGGAAACTGA
- a CDS encoding lysylphosphatidylglycerol synthase transmembrane domain-containing protein produces MKKFFIGIIISAFALGLLFWKLDLSGFYNIQERWKPLYLIPFFIAVIWGLFLFSWRWYLLLGRKISFKTSFLSAYIGVGANQFLPARGGDIFRLYLCKKDGDSSYGSLVSSLFLEKVLDFAFIFSAGLGAFFLLGIHQDFVRFILPLLGILSIVCTLIFVRLFYKKLARFGENVSAKFGKRNFFQDKLTPLITELGEFLTLKNAGKHGALTAATWLLGYGIHYTLLQYLVGIHLSPLETIFIMFCGAVGVMVPSAPSGAGVYHASITSGFVLLGRESSEGLVYATTVHLGQMMALGIITVILYSYWSFTGGSDRTKTDPRTI; encoded by the coding sequence TTGAAAAAATTCTTCATCGGAATCATCATCAGCGCTTTCGCCTTAGGCCTTCTCTTCTGGAAACTAGATCTTTCAGGTTTTTATAATATTCAAGAAAGATGGAAGCCCTTATATTTGATTCCCTTTTTTATAGCCGTAATTTGGGGGTTATTTCTTTTTTCCTGGCGATGGTATTTACTTTTAGGAAGAAAAATCTCCTTCAAAACCTCCTTCCTATCGGCGTATATAGGCGTGGGAGCCAATCAATTCCTACCCGCAAGAGGAGGAGATATATTTCGACTCTATCTATGTAAAAAGGATGGAGATTCCAGCTACGGCTCTTTGGTAAGCAGTCTTTTTCTGGAGAAGGTCCTGGATTTCGCGTTTATTTTCAGCGCAGGACTGGGTGCATTCTTCTTACTTGGTATCCATCAGGATTTCGTACGTTTCATTTTGCCTTTGTTGGGAATTCTTTCCATCGTATGTACTCTGATTTTTGTGAGACTTTTTTACAAGAAGCTTGCTCGATTCGGCGAGAACGTTTCCGCCAAATTCGGAAAAAGGAATTTCTTTCAGGATAAACTCACCCCCCTCATCACCGAACTTGGAGAGTTCTTGACTTTGAAAAACGCAGGCAAGCATGGGGCTTTAACTGCAGCGACTTGGTTATTAGGTTACGGGATTCACTACACTCTCCTACAATATTTGGTCGGAATTCATCTTAGTCCGTTAGAAACGATTTTCATCATGTTCTGCGGTGCTGTCGGCGTCATGGTTCCTTCGGCACCCTCCGGAGCGGGAGTTTATCACGCGTCAATTACTTCTGGCTTCGTGTTGCTTGGAAGAGAAAGCTCGGAAGGTTTAGTATATGCGACTACCGTTCATCTCGGTCAAATGATGGCGTTAGGAATCATAACGGTAATTTTATATTCCTACTGGTCTTTTACCGGAGGAAGCGATCGGACAAAAACGGATCCGCGAACGATCTAA
- a CDS encoding histidine triad nucleotide-binding protein, with the protein MNEPNCLFCKIIRKEIPAKIAYEDEEILAFHDVSPQAPIHVLVIPKKHFVSLDDIGSEEKRLAGEILFRIREVARSLGLEKDGYRVVNNKGPLGGQTVFHLHFHLLGGRHMTWPPG; encoded by the coding sequence ATGAACGAGCCGAATTGCCTTTTTTGTAAAATTATCCGAAAAGAAATTCCCGCAAAAATCGCCTATGAAGACGAAGAAATATTAGCTTTTCATGATGTTTCTCCCCAAGCCCCGATTCACGTACTGGTTATACCTAAGAAACATTTCGTATCCTTGGACGATATCGGATCCGAGGAAAAAAGACTAGCGGGAGAGATTCTTTTTCGGATTCGAGAAGTGGCCCGATCTCTGGGGCTGGAAAAGGACGGCTATCGAGTCGTCAATAATAAAGGTCCGCTCGGCGGCCAAACGGTTTTCCACTTGCATTTTCATCTGTTGGGTGGACGGCATATGACTTGGCCGCCCGGTTGA
- a CDS encoding ROK family protein: protein MKSFLGLDIGAQSVKACKTDEHGTLLAESSISTGSDIDAESFLSSLKTIIRKLMEEGDSRISGIGLGSPGPIDKDAGILISSANLPKLKNVPIVSYLKDSFGLPVYYDNDANCAALGEYWYGVGKGSQNLVVITLGTGIGGGWVYEGSLFDGYKGNSMEVGHNTIRPGGTLCGCGHRGCAEAYFSTSGFSTRYRELTGRNFSDAKEFFSLVEKGEKEATLILEEGIEILSELIRNLIHILNPECVVLSGGLVKSYSLFGKQLEKRVREIIFPVFRSYTRILAGGSVTGALGAASLCLGRIQ, encoded by the coding sequence ATGAAGTCCTTCCTCGGATTGGACATCGGCGCGCAAAGCGTCAAAGCCTGTAAGACCGACGAACACGGAACTCTTCTCGCAGAGTCTTCGATTTCCACTGGCTCGGACATAGACGCTGAATCTTTTCTTTCTTCCTTAAAAACGATCATCCGGAAATTAATGGAGGAAGGGGATTCTCGAATTTCCGGAATCGGTTTGGGAAGTCCCGGACCTATCGATAAGGACGCCGGAATTCTTATATCTTCCGCAAACCTTCCAAAGCTAAAGAACGTTCCTATCGTTTCTTACTTAAAGGATTCCTTCGGATTACCGGTTTATTACGACAACGATGCAAACTGTGCCGCTCTCGGAGAATACTGGTACGGCGTAGGCAAAGGATCCCAAAACCTTGTCGTTATCACGTTAGGTACCGGAATCGGAGGAGGTTGGGTCTATGAAGGTTCGCTCTTTGACGGTTACAAAGGAAATAGTATGGAAGTCGGGCACAACACGATACGCCCAGGCGGAACACTCTGCGGCTGCGGACATCGTGGATGCGCGGAAGCTTATTTCAGTACTAGCGGGTTCTCGACTCGATATAGAGAACTTACCGGCAGAAATTTTAGCGATGCGAAGGAATTCTTTTCTTTAGTGGAAAAAGGAGAAAAGGAAGCTACCTTGATTCTAGAGGAAGGGATCGAGATTCTGTCCGAATTGATTCGAAATTTAATTCATATTTTAAATCCGGAATGCGTTGTTCTCTCGGGCGGTCTAGTTAAATCCTATTCTCTTTTCGGAAAACAGCTTGAAAAGCGAGTTCGAGAAATCATCTTTCCGGTATTCAGAAGTTATACGAGAATTCTTGCTGGAGGCTCAGTAACGGGTGCTTTAGGCGCAGCGAGTCTTTGCTTAGGAAGGATCCAATGA
- a CDS encoding ABC transporter ATP-binding protein, with the protein MILRINNLSRTYGPMKAVNSVSFDVNQSDYVAIVGPSGSGKTTLLSMITGMLTSTEGEIYFDTLKLSSMSKGQLADFRARYIGLIFQFSELVSHLTVEENILLPALLVGKFGEQEYKEKCEYLISSLNLNTIRDQLPTRLSGGQIQMTAIARALINEPEILLADEPSGDLDPENSELVRKLLSDFNSRGLTVLLVTHDMNLAFDAKTIYEMREGSFTRVVK; encoded by the coding sequence ATGATCCTACGGATCAACAATCTTTCCAGAACGTACGGCCCAATGAAAGCAGTTAATTCCGTTTCATTTGACGTAAACCAATCCGATTATGTCGCTATTGTAGGTCCTTCCGGATCGGGCAAAACCACTCTACTCTCGATGATCACCGGAATGCTCACTAGCACCGAGGGAGAGATTTATTTTGATACTCTGAAATTATCGAGTATGAGCAAAGGTCAATTGGCCGATTTCCGAGCTCGCTATATCGGATTGATTTTTCAATTTTCCGAACTCGTCTCCCATTTGACCGTCGAGGAGAATATTCTGTTACCCGCCTTATTGGTCGGGAAGTTCGGCGAACAAGAATATAAGGAAAAATGCGAATATCTTATTTCCAGCCTTAACTTGAATACGATCCGGGATCAATTACCGACCCGACTCTCCGGCGGACAAATTCAAATGACCGCAATCGCGAGGGCTTTGATAAACGAACCGGAAATTCTGCTGGCGGACGAACCATCCGGAGATTTGGACCCGGAAAATAGCGAATTAGTGCGGAAATTACTTTCGGATTTCAATTCAAGGGGCTTGACTGTCCTTCTTGTCACTCACGACATGAATCTTGCATTCGACGCAAAGACCATCTATGAAATGAGAGAAGGAAGCTTTACTCGAGTCGTGAAATGA